One segment of Mycolicibacterium baixiangningiae DNA contains the following:
- a CDS encoding primary-amine oxidase, with amino-acid sequence MTVNSNVLQADTTDGAVAYPLDPLSGAEIEAAAAIIIDSEYATPTLKFVMISLAEPAKTPELTFEGLDGVSRRAFATMYDGGAKLVYEAIVDLGARVIDSWKAVPGRFPSYLVEHMTGVEEVVRQDPRWQEAMRKRGVTDFSLAMIDPWPAGYYGQQDHYDNSPLICRPLTFMRAAPSEHGYARPVEGLIVTFDLDAMKVIDVEDHGVVPLPPTAGNYSEQFMFDPNNRPAFTEFRDDVKPIEITQPDGPSFTVDGWKVQWQKWSMRVGFNPREGIVLHEVTYTDRGETRPIVYRASLSEMVVPYGDTAPTHWNKNVFDMGEVGMGFSANPLTLGCDCLGEIFYFDGTVNDSAGNAVTIPNAICMHEEDYGISWKHTDFRTGEVEVRRSRRLVVSMICTVGNYEYGFFWYFYNDASMEVEVKLSGVLTTGAVPDGEEPRWGKMVAPGIYGPNHQHFFSFRLDMSIDGPGNSVYEVDSIPEPDPALNPHHNAWITRDTLVASEAEGARDWDWSTGRYWKVANPSKRNELGAPVAYKLTPKDVVPVMVQEGSHIYDRARFVQHNLWVTRYDPAELYAAGDYMYQSADVQGLPVYIADDAPLEDTDVVLWYTVGAHHVVRPEDWPVMPCAYTGFHLKPVGFFDGNPALDLPPSPPKACHAHHAAGLPVADVARES; translated from the coding sequence ATGACCGTCAACAGCAACGTCCTGCAGGCAGACACCACCGATGGTGCGGTCGCCTACCCACTCGATCCGCTCAGTGGCGCGGAGATCGAGGCGGCGGCGGCGATCATCATCGACTCCGAATACGCGACGCCGACACTGAAATTCGTGATGATCTCGCTCGCTGAGCCGGCCAAGACCCCCGAGTTGACCTTCGAAGGTCTCGACGGCGTATCCCGCCGGGCGTTCGCCACCATGTACGACGGCGGGGCCAAACTCGTCTACGAGGCGATCGTCGACCTCGGGGCCCGTGTCATCGACTCCTGGAAGGCCGTACCCGGCCGCTTCCCGTCCTACCTCGTCGAGCACATGACCGGCGTCGAGGAGGTGGTGCGGCAGGATCCGCGCTGGCAGGAGGCGATGCGCAAACGCGGCGTCACCGACTTCAGCCTGGCGATGATCGATCCGTGGCCCGCCGGTTACTACGGTCAGCAGGACCACTACGACAACTCACCGCTGATCTGCCGTCCCCTGACGTTCATGCGGGCCGCCCCGTCCGAACACGGATACGCCCGGCCTGTCGAGGGATTGATCGTCACGTTCGATCTCGACGCGATGAAGGTGATCGACGTCGAGGACCACGGCGTGGTGCCGTTGCCGCCGACCGCCGGCAACTACAGCGAGCAGTTCATGTTCGACCCGAACAACCGGCCGGCGTTCACGGAATTCCGCGACGATGTCAAACCCATCGAGATCACCCAGCCCGACGGTCCGAGCTTCACCGTCGACGGCTGGAAGGTGCAGTGGCAGAAATGGTCGATGCGGGTCGGGTTCAACCCCCGCGAAGGCATTGTGCTGCACGAGGTCACCTACACCGATCGAGGCGAGACCCGCCCGATCGTGTACCGGGCGTCGCTGTCGGAAATGGTGGTGCCCTACGGCGACACCGCTCCGACGCACTGGAACAAGAACGTCTTCGACATGGGCGAGGTCGGAATGGGGTTCTCGGCGAACCCGCTGACCCTGGGGTGCGACTGTCTCGGCGAGATCTTCTACTTCGACGGGACGGTCAACGACTCGGCCGGAAACGCGGTGACCATCCCGAACGCCATCTGCATGCACGAGGAGGACTACGGAATCTCGTGGAAGCACACCGACTTCCGCACCGGTGAGGTCGAGGTGCGGCGGTCGCGACGGCTCGTCGTGTCGATGATCTGCACCGTCGGCAACTACGAGTACGGCTTCTTCTGGTACTTCTACAACGACGCCTCGATGGAGGTCGAGGTCAAACTGTCGGGGGTGCTGACCACCGGAGCCGTACCCGACGGGGAGGAGCCGCGCTGGGGGAAGATGGTGGCGCCGGGGATCTACGGCCCGAACCACCAGCACTTCTTCAGCTTCCGGCTCGACATGAGCATCGACGGTCCCGGAAACAGTGTCTACGAGGTGGATTCGATCCCCGAACCCGATCCGGCGCTCAACCCACACCACAACGCGTGGATCACCCGCGACACGCTGGTCGCGTCGGAGGCCGAGGGCGCACGCGACTGGGACTGGTCGACCGGCAGGTACTGGAAGGTCGCCAACCCGTCGAAGCGCAACGAACTCGGCGCACCCGTGGCCTACAAGCTGACGCCCAAGGACGTCGTGCCGGTGATGGTGCAGGAGGGCTCCCACATCTACGACCGTGCACGGTTCGTCCAGCACAACCTGTGGGTGACGCGCTACGACCCCGCCGAGTTGTATGCCGCAGGCGATTACATGTACCAGTCGGCCGATGTGCAGGGCCTGCCGGTGTACATCGCCGACGACGCTCCGCTGGAGGACACCGACGTCGTGCTTTGGTACACCGTCGGCGCGCATCACGTGGTCCGGCCCGAGGACTGGCCGGTGATGCCGTGCGCCTACACCGGATTCCACCTCAAGCCGGTCGGCTTCTTCGATGGCAACCCGGCGCTCGACCTGCCGCCGTCGCCGCCGAAGGCGTGCCACGCGCACCACGCGGCGGGCCTGCCGGTCGCCGACGTCGCCCGGGAGTCGTAA
- a CDS encoding APC family permease, with amino-acid sequence MTAELSAPPPKGRDALMTTELVPEQILPKVMSTFGLTAAYVFIICWVTGSSVMAGGGWTAIPMWVLGILTFLIPAGMAVVELGNLWPGQGGVYIWAYRTMGETWGFVGGYLSWVPVILNAASSPAVVLQFLLLAFHAELGLTISIILQLVILWTVIGLALAKLAANQRIMNVVFVVYGVLTLTIFVCGLLFAVENGSATPFSWAEATIPNFAVAGFLYGTVLLYLLGVETPYNMGAEFLSVRRSGPRMILWGSTALVVIYLMTTLGTMMALPGDEIDPVTGIIGMLDVAGFPGLMEICAVVLAGIIIVALMTYQVAYSRLIFVSGLERHLPRIFTHLNPRTRNPVSAILIQGVISSLILVGLYSQSSMANVTIYLQGGLSTVWLLSGFFFLIPLIVARKKYADRYENETFWRIPGGMVGVWLVVIVGSLGTVGGIYYSFVTPWIDVPQATWMTWVGGISLGMFALGLVVYVFGRRSAHKTNQDDALAHLAVLDLNKTESPNPERG; translated from the coding sequence ATGACCGCCGAACTCTCGGCGCCCCCACCCAAGGGGCGCGATGCGCTGATGACCACCGAGCTCGTCCCTGAGCAGATCCTGCCCAAGGTGATGAGCACGTTCGGGCTTACGGCCGCCTACGTTTTCATCATCTGCTGGGTCACCGGATCGTCGGTGATGGCCGGCGGGGGGTGGACGGCCATCCCGATGTGGGTGCTCGGCATCCTCACCTTCCTGATTCCCGCCGGAATGGCCGTGGTGGAACTCGGCAACCTGTGGCCGGGTCAGGGCGGGGTGTACATCTGGGCCTACCGGACGATGGGCGAGACCTGGGGGTTCGTCGGCGGTTACCTGTCGTGGGTGCCGGTGATCCTCAACGCCGCCTCGTCACCGGCGGTGGTGCTGCAGTTCCTGCTGCTGGCCTTCCACGCCGAACTCGGCCTGACCATCAGCATCATCCTGCAGCTGGTGATTCTCTGGACCGTCATCGGACTGGCGTTGGCGAAACTCGCAGCGAACCAACGCATCATGAACGTGGTGTTCGTCGTCTACGGCGTGCTGACGCTGACAATCTTCGTCTGCGGTCTGCTCTTCGCCGTCGAGAACGGCTCGGCCACGCCCTTCAGTTGGGCCGAGGCGACCATTCCGAACTTCGCTGTCGCCGGCTTCCTCTATGGCACCGTGCTGCTGTACCTGCTCGGGGTCGAGACGCCGTACAACATGGGCGCGGAATTCCTGTCCGTTCGGCGCAGTGGGCCGCGCATGATCCTGTGGGGTTCGACGGCGCTCGTCGTGATCTATCTGATGACTACGCTCGGCACCATGATGGCGCTCCCCGGTGACGAGATCGATCCGGTCACCGGAATCATCGGAATGCTCGACGTCGCCGGCTTCCCGGGCCTCATGGAGATATGCGCGGTCGTCTTGGCCGGCATCATCATCGTGGCGCTGATGACCTATCAGGTGGCGTACTCGCGCCTGATCTTCGTCTCCGGGCTGGAGCGTCACCTACCGCGCATCTTCACCCACCTCAACCCCCGCACCCGTAATCCGGTGTCGGCCATCCTCATTCAGGGCGTCATCTCGTCGCTGATCCTGGTCGGTTTGTACTCCCAGAGCAGCATGGCCAACGTCACCATCTACCTGCAGGGCGGACTGTCGACGGTCTGGCTGCTGTCCGGGTTCTTCTTCCTGATCCCGTTGATCGTCGCGCGCAAGAAGTACGCCGATCGCTACGAGAACGAGACATTCTGGCGGATCCCCGGCGGGATGGTCGGCGTGTGGCTCGTGGTCATCGTCGGCTCATTGGGAACCGTCGGCGGCATCTACTACTCCTTCGTGACACCGTGGATCGATGTGCCGCAAGCCACGTGGATGACGTGGGTGGGCGGGATCAGCCTGGGTATGTTCGCCCTCGGTCTGGTCGTGTACGTCTTCGGCCGCCGCTCGGCCCACAAGACGAACCAGGACGACGCGCTGGCCCACCTGGCGGTCCTCGATCTGAACAAAACCGAATCGCCCAACCCGGAAAGAGGTTGA
- a CDS encoding ABC transporter ATP-binding protein, with protein sequence MTAIEERRDPDATTPPPQPVIEIADVWKLHKLGDEVVRALVAADLTIMPGEFVCLMGPSGSGKSTLLNIIGGLDRPTKGSVTVAGRDTRTLTESQLAALRHDTIGFIFQSYNLIPFLSAVENVELPLMFEPYDRKALRTRAIELLELVGLGHRIHHQPTKMSGGEQQRTAIARSLISNPTLVLADEPTANLDHRTGETVVRMLRDLCSTLGVTVVASTHDPTVAEEASRVVRMKDGQIVT encoded by the coding sequence ATGACCGCCATCGAAGAACGCCGGGACCCCGACGCGACCACGCCACCGCCGCAGCCGGTCATCGAGATCGCCGACGTCTGGAAGCTGCACAAACTCGGTGACGAGGTCGTTCGCGCACTCGTCGCCGCCGACCTGACGATCATGCCCGGCGAGTTCGTCTGCCTCATGGGCCCCAGCGGCAGCGGAAAATCCACCCTGCTCAACATCATCGGCGGGCTGGACAGGCCGACCAAGGGTTCGGTGACCGTCGCCGGGCGCGACACCCGCACCCTGACCGAGAGCCAGTTAGCCGCGCTGCGCCACGACACCATCGGGTTCATCTTCCAGAGCTACAACCTCATCCCGTTCCTCTCGGCGGTCGAGAACGTCGAGCTGCCGTTGATGTTCGAACCCTACGACCGCAAAGCGTTGCGCACCAGAGCGATCGAGCTTCTCGAACTGGTCGGCCTCGGCCACCGCATCCACCACCAGCCGACCAAGATGTCCGGCGGCGAACAGCAGCGCACGGCGATCGCGCGCTCGTTGATCAGCAATCCGACGCTCGTGCTCGCCGACGAGCCGACGGCCAACCTCGACCACCGCACGGGGGAGACGGTGGTGCGCATGCTGCGCGACCTGTGTTCGACGCTGGGCGTCACGGTCGTCGCGAGCACCCACGATCCCACGGTGGCCGAAGAAGCGAGCCGTGTCGTCCGCATGAAAGACGGACAGATCGTCACCTGA
- a CDS encoding FtsX-like permease family protein — MLRRGLSYGWLSARRRIGEMVLPVVTTATGAFLVVIVFGMSEGIRDQSASLGHADELNRAVILIAVSVLLVGVVEVAVATTRTVANRTRELGVLAANGIPRLPVVAALLVEPVVAAVLGSLAGAALAALAGVVLGVTGLAASGVAVSGVVAGAVIAVGVSIVAALATSVLPTWAAASRPPIRSLTAGG, encoded by the coding sequence GTGTTACGCAGAGGACTGTCCTACGGCTGGCTGTCGGCCCGCCGCCGTATCGGCGAGATGGTGCTGCCCGTCGTCACCACGGCGACCGGCGCGTTCCTGGTGGTGATCGTGTTCGGCATGTCCGAAGGCATCCGGGACCAATCCGCGTCACTCGGACACGCCGACGAGCTCAACCGCGCCGTCATCCTCATCGCCGTCAGCGTGCTGCTGGTCGGCGTCGTCGAGGTGGCGGTGGCCACCACCCGGACCGTGGCGAACCGCACCCGCGAGCTGGGCGTGCTGGCGGCCAACGGGATTCCGCGCTTGCCGGTCGTCGCCGCACTGCTCGTCGAACCCGTCGTCGCCGCGGTCCTCGGATCCCTGGCCGGGGCCGCTTTGGCGGCGCTGGCCGGCGTCGTCCTCGGCGTCACCGGGTTGGCAGCCAGCGGCGTCGCGGTCAGCGGGGTGGTGGCCGGCGCCGTCATCGCCGTCGGCGTCAGCATCGTCGCGGCACTGGCCACCAGCGTCCTTCCCACCTGGGCGGCCGCGTCGCGTCCGCCGATCCGCTCCCTGACCGCAGGAGGCTGA
- a CDS encoding ABC transporter permease — METSKVNNATTSVRSPMIASSSGNTFGCLVRFALANIRRRPERFVLSVLGIALAIACVTVVRTISSSFAITGADSVADVLGDAQLWVVPAAGVQYDADTQALIAGGAAPEIEVPPGWTATRTLSGRAEANGVPVSLRGTDETPSGEAVFGSAVAERLAVSPGDHVDVDGHDLVASVTGTGQSVTVASSVARAVVGDDGWWIVNAPAGQEKRRDLAQQFSAATGLKSTADPSLAPDPGGDGLIYDTVGGTGPLSFEQKFSALFSGKVTSSTLGLISTIGLALGFVIAVSSFLAAVSERKREFGIMSSIGLADEVLYFFLVESALVFFVAYLVGVLGAGAAVALVITDIATPVAWAQAAGMVAAFIPAMAIVGALVPVHRLLQQRPVDLLGAR; from the coding sequence GTGGAGACCAGTAAGGTCAACAACGCAACCACGTCCGTTCGATCACCGATGATCGCTTCCTCCTCCGGGAACACCTTCGGGTGCCTCGTCCGGTTCGCGCTGGCCAACATCCGCCGACGCCCCGAGCGATTCGTGCTGTCGGTTCTCGGGATCGCGCTGGCGATCGCCTGTGTGACGGTCGTGCGTACGATCTCGTCGAGTTTCGCCATCACAGGCGCTGATTCGGTCGCCGACGTGCTCGGTGACGCGCAGCTGTGGGTGGTGCCCGCCGCCGGTGTGCAGTACGACGCCGACACGCAGGCGCTCATCGCCGGTGGCGCCGCCCCGGAGATCGAGGTTCCCCCGGGGTGGACCGCCACCCGCACCCTGTCGGGCCGCGCAGAGGCCAACGGGGTTCCGGTGTCGCTGCGCGGGACCGACGAAACGCCGTCTGGCGAAGCTGTTTTCGGTTCCGCAGTGGCCGAACGTCTTGCCGTGTCCCCAGGCGACCACGTCGACGTCGACGGGCACGATCTCGTCGCCTCCGTGACCGGTACCGGTCAGTCGGTCACGGTGGCCTCCTCGGTCGCCCGGGCCGTGGTCGGCGACGACGGCTGGTGGATCGTCAATGCGCCTGCGGGACAGGAGAAGCGGCGCGATCTCGCCCAGCAGTTCAGCGCGGCCACCGGGCTGAAGTCGACCGCCGACCCGTCACTCGCGCCGGATCCCGGAGGTGACGGCCTGATCTACGACACCGTCGGAGGTACCGGACCGCTGTCGTTCGAGCAGAAGTTCTCGGCGCTGTTCTCGGGGAAGGTGACGAGTTCGACGCTCGGGCTGATCTCGACCATCGGGCTGGCGTTGGGGTTCGTGATCGCGGTGTCGTCGTTCCTGGCTGCGGTCTCCGAACGCAAGCGCGAATTCGGCATCATGTCGAGCATCGGCCTCGCCGACGAGGTGCTGTACTTCTTCCTCGTCGAATCGGCGCTCGTGTTCTTCGTCGCCTATCTGGTCGGGGTGCTGGGCGCCGGCGCCGCGGTGGCACTGGTGATTACGGATATCGCGACACCGGTCGCGTGGGCGCAGGCCGCGGGCATGGTCGCGGCGTTCATCCCCGCGATGGCGATCGTCGGTGCGCTCGTCCCCGTGCACCGGTTGCTGCAACAACGTCCGGTCGACCTCCTGGGGGCTCGCTAG
- the tsf gene encoding translation elongation factor Ts, whose translation MANYTAADVKRLRELTGAGMMASKNALVEADGDFDKAVELLRIKGAKDVGKRAERATAEGLVAAKDGALIELNSETDFVAKNAEFQSVADQIVAAAAAAKATDVDALKAAKSGDTTVEQVIADLSAKIGEKLELRRVAYFDGNVETYLHKRAADLPPAVGVLVEYEGDDKGAAHAAALQIAALKAKYLTREDVPEDVVANERRIAEETARNEGKPEQALAKIVEGRVTGFYKDVVLLDQPSVSDSKKTVKALLDDAGVTVTRFVRFEVGQA comes from the coding sequence ATGGCGAACTACACCGCTGCCGACGTCAAGCGGCTTCGGGAGCTGACCGGCGCCGGCATGATGGCTTCGAAGAATGCGCTCGTCGAAGCCGACGGCGACTTCGACAAGGCCGTCGAACTGCTGCGCATCAAGGGCGCCAAGGACGTCGGCAAGCGCGCTGAGCGCGCGACCGCCGAGGGCCTGGTCGCCGCCAAGGACGGCGCACTGATCGAGCTGAACTCCGAGACCGACTTCGTCGCCAAGAACGCGGAGTTCCAGTCGGTGGCCGATCAGATCGTCGCCGCGGCCGCCGCCGCCAAGGCCACCGATGTCGACGCCCTCAAGGCTGCGAAATCGGGTGACACCACCGTCGAGCAGGTCATCGCGGACCTGAGCGCCAAGATCGGCGAGAAGCTCGAACTGCGCCGCGTCGCCTACTTCGACGGCAACGTCGAGACCTACCTGCACAAGCGCGCCGCGGATCTGCCGCCGGCCGTGGGTGTGCTGGTGGAGTATGAGGGCGACGACAAGGGGGCGGCGCACGCGGCCGCCCTGCAGATCGCCGCGCTCAAGGCCAAGTACCTCACCCGTGAGGACGTGCCCGAGGACGTCGTCGCCAACGAGCGTCGCATCGCCGAGGAGACGGCCCGCAACGAGGGCAAGCCCGAGCAGGCACTGGCGAAGATCGTCGAGGGCCGGGTCACCGGTTTCTACAAGGACGTCGTGCTGCTCGATCAGCCGTCGGTGTCCGACAGCAAGAAGACGGTCAAGGCGTTGCTGGACGACGCCGGCGTGACCGTGACCCGGTTCGTCCGGTTCGAGGTCGGTCAGGCCTGA
- the rpsB gene encoding 30S ribosomal protein S2 — MAVVTMKQLLDSGAHFGHQTRRWNPKMKRFIFTDRNGIYIIDLQQTLTYIDKAYEFVKETVAHGGSIMFVGTKKQAQESIAQEATRVGMPYVNQRWLGGMLTNFSTVHKRLQRMKELEAMEQTGGFEGRTKKEILMLTREKNKLERSLGGIRDMQKVPSAVWIVDTNKEHLAVAEARKLNIPIIAILDTNCDPDVVDYPIPGNDDAIRSAALLTKVVASAVAEGLQARAGGGNGNKPEAGQDGLVAEPLAEWEQELLAGATASPTAAGAAPGTPEADIQTEPTIAQNP, encoded by the coding sequence ATGGCCGTCGTAACCATGAAGCAGCTGCTCGACAGCGGCGCTCATTTCGGGCATCAGACCCGTCGTTGGAATCCCAAGATGAAGCGGTTCATCTTCACCGACCGCAACGGCATCTACATCATCGATCTGCAGCAGACGCTGACCTATATCGACAAGGCGTACGAATTCGTCAAGGAGACGGTCGCGCACGGCGGTTCGATCATGTTCGTCGGCACCAAGAAGCAGGCGCAGGAGTCCATCGCCCAAGAGGCGACTCGCGTCGGCATGCCCTACGTGAACCAGCGCTGGCTGGGCGGCATGCTCACCAACTTCTCCACCGTGCACAAGCGTCTTCAGCGCATGAAGGAGCTCGAGGCCATGGAGCAGACCGGTGGCTTCGAGGGTCGCACCAAGAAGGAAATCCTGATGCTGACCCGCGAGAAGAACAAGCTCGAGCGGTCGCTGGGCGGTATCCGCGACATGCAGAAGGTGCCCTCGGCCGTCTGGATCGTCGACACCAACAAGGAGCACCTCGCGGTCGCGGAAGCTCGCAAGCTGAACATCCCGATCATCGCGATCCTCGACACCAACTGCGATCCCGACGTGGTCGACTACCCGATTCCGGGCAACGACGACGCCATCCGCTCCGCTGCGCTGCTGACCAAGGTGGTGGCCTCCGCGGTCGCCGAGGGTCTGCAGGCCCGGGCCGGCGGCGGTAACGGCAACAAGCCGGAGGCCGGCCAGGACGGGCTGGTCGCCGAGCCGCTCGCCGAGTGGGAGCAGGAACTGCTCGCCGGCGCGACGGCGTCGCCGACCGCGGCCGGTGCCGCGCCCGGTACGCCCGAGGCGGACATCCAGACCGAACCCACCATCGCCCAGAACCCGTAG
- a CDS encoding M23 family metallopeptidase, whose protein sequence is MRMVAVLMFLALLMTPAVAAPARADDDGRLDWPLRPRPAVVRTFDAPTPNWQRGHRGVDLAVAPGQSVYAAQAGTVVFAGNLAGRPLVSIAHPGGLRTSYEPVAPSVRSGQRVHTGTVIGEAEVGHPGCAAAACLHWGAMWGPASRADYVDPLGLLGTTPVRLLPLR, encoded by the coding sequence ATGCGGATGGTTGCGGTGCTGATGTTCCTGGCCCTGCTGATGACCCCCGCGGTGGCGGCCCCGGCGCGCGCCGACGACGACGGCCGTTTGGACTGGCCGCTGCGGCCGCGGCCCGCGGTGGTGCGGACGTTCGACGCTCCCACACCGAATTGGCAGCGCGGGCACCGTGGGGTCGATCTGGCCGTCGCGCCGGGCCAGTCGGTGTACGCCGCACAGGCCGGCACGGTGGTCTTCGCCGGCAACCTGGCCGGACGGCCGCTGGTCTCGATCGCTCATCCCGGCGGCCTGCGCACCAGCTATGAGCCCGTGGCGCCGTCGGTGCGGTCCGGGCAACGCGTGCACACCGGCACGGTCATCGGTGAGGCCGAGGTCGGTCACCCGGGGTGCGCGGCCGCCGCGTGCCTGCACTGGGGCGCGATGTGGGGTCCGGCGTCGCGGGCGGACTACGTCGACCCGCTGGGCCTGTTGGGGACCACGCCGGTTCGGCTGCTGCCGCTGCGGTAG
- a CDS encoding tyrosine recombinase XerC, giving the protein MESVLDEFDQYLALERGRSDHTRRAYRGDLRSLFAFADERAPGADLSALTLPLLRAWLSAQASAGTARTTLARRTSAVKTFSAWAVRRGLMSSDPSTRLQMPKARRTLPAVLRQDQALDALDAANSGAQQGDPLALRDHLIVEMLYATGIRVSELCGLDIDDVDTARRLLRVLGKGDKQRTVPFGEPAEQALRAWLTGGRPALATPESGPALLLGARGRRLDPRQARTVVHQTVGAVAGAPDIGPHGLRHSAATHLLEGGADLRIVQELLGHSTLATTQLYTHVTVARLRAVHDQAHPRA; this is encoded by the coding sequence GTGGAGTCCGTCCTCGACGAGTTCGACCAGTACCTCGCGCTGGAGCGGGGCCGCTCCGACCACACCCGGCGTGCGTATCGGGGCGATCTGCGGTCGCTGTTCGCATTCGCCGACGAACGGGCACCCGGCGCCGACCTTTCGGCCCTGACCCTGCCGCTGCTGCGTGCATGGCTCTCCGCGCAGGCGTCGGCCGGAACCGCACGCACCACACTGGCCCGGCGGACGTCGGCGGTGAAGACGTTCTCCGCGTGGGCGGTACGCCGCGGACTGATGTCCAGCGATCCGTCCACCCGGTTGCAGATGCCCAAGGCGCGACGGACCCTACCGGCCGTATTGCGCCAGGATCAGGCGCTCGACGCGCTCGACGCCGCGAATTCCGGTGCCCAGCAAGGGGATCCGCTCGCCCTTCGGGACCATCTGATCGTCGAGATGCTGTACGCGACCGGGATCCGGGTGAGCGAACTGTGCGGGCTGGACATCGACGACGTCGACACCGCGCGGCGGCTGTTGCGGGTGCTCGGCAAAGGCGATAAACAGCGCACTGTCCCGTTCGGCGAACCGGCCGAGCAGGCACTGCGGGCGTGGCTGACCGGTGGCCGCCCGGCGTTGGCCACCCCCGAGTCCGGACCCGCGCTGCTGCTCGGGGCCCGCGGGCGGCGCCTCGACCCGCGTCAGGCCCGCACCGTCGTGCACCAGACCGTCGGCGCGGTGGCCGGCGCACCCGACATCGGCCCGCACGGCCTGCGGCACAGCGCCGCCACCCACCTGCTCGAGGGCGGCGCGGACCTGCGCATCGTGCAGGAACTGCTGGGCCACTCGACGCTCGCGACCACCCAGCTGTACACCCACGTCACCGTCGCGCGCCTGCGCGCTGTCCACGACCAGGCCCACCCCCGCGCGTAG
- a CDS encoding alpha-hydroxy-acid oxidizing protein, whose product MAFGDYQLEIYLQGLSGIMPNLSMTFAEWEAKAQSAMPPSVYSYVAGGAGDERTQRVNRTAFDNWGLVPRMFRATRERDLSVELFGLSLPAPVFMAPIGVIGICAQDGHGDLATARAAARTGVPMVVSTLTEDPLEDVAAEFGDTPGFFQLYTPTDRELAASLVQRAEAAGYKGIIVTLDTWVPGWRPRDLSTSNFPQLRGRCLANYTSDPVFRAGLAQSPEENPQAAVFKWVSLFGNPLTWDDLPWLRSLTTLPLIVKGICHADDARRAKDEGVDGIYCSNHGGRQANGGLPAIDCLPGVVEAADGLPVLFDSGIRGGADIVKALALGATAVGIGRPYAYGLALGGVDGVVHVLRSLLAEADLTMAVDGYPTLADLTPDTLRRVG is encoded by the coding sequence ATGGCATTCGGCGACTACCAACTCGAGATCTACCTGCAGGGACTGTCCGGCATCATGCCGAACCTGTCGATGACGTTCGCGGAGTGGGAGGCCAAGGCGCAGTCCGCGATGCCGCCGTCGGTGTACTCCTACGTCGCGGGCGGGGCGGGTGACGAGCGGACCCAGCGGGTGAACCGCACCGCATTCGACAACTGGGGTCTGGTGCCGCGGATGTTCCGCGCCACCCGCGAGCGCGACCTGTCGGTCGAACTCTTCGGATTGTCCTTGCCCGCACCGGTTTTCATGGCGCCCATCGGTGTCATCGGTATCTGCGCGCAGGACGGGCACGGCGACCTCGCCACGGCCCGCGCCGCCGCACGCACCGGGGTGCCGATGGTGGTCTCCACGCTGACCGAAGACCCGCTCGAAGACGTCGCCGCCGAGTTCGGCGATACGCCCGGCTTCTTCCAGCTCTACACCCCGACCGACAGGGAGTTGGCCGCGAGCCTGGTGCAACGCGCGGAGGCGGCCGGATACAAGGGCATCATCGTCACGCTCGACACGTGGGTGCCGGGGTGGCGGCCCCGCGACCTGTCGACGTCGAACTTTCCGCAGCTGCGCGGCCGCTGCCTGGCCAACTACACCAGCGACCCGGTGTTCCGGGCCGGGCTGGCCCAGTCGCCCGAGGAGAACCCGCAGGCCGCGGTGTTCAAGTGGGTGTCCCTGTTCGGCAATCCCCTGACGTGGGACGACCTGCCGTGGCTGCGGTCGCTGACCACGCTGCCGCTCATCGTCAAGGGCATCTGCCACGCCGACGACGCCCGGCGCGCCAAAGACGAGGGCGTCGACGGAATCTACTGCTCCAACCATGGTGGGCGGCAGGCCAACGGCGGCCTGCCCGCCATCGACTGCCTGCCGGGTGTCGTGGAGGCGGCCGACGGGCTGCCGGTGCTCTTCGACTCGGGCATCCGCGGCGGTGCGGACATCGTCAAGGCGCTCGCGCTCGGTGCCACCGCGGTGGGCATCGGGCGGCCGTACGCCTACGGGTTGGCGCTCGGCGGCGTCGACGGTGTCGTCCACGTGCTGCGCTCGCTGCTCGCCGAAGCCGACCTGACCATGGCCGTCGACGGCTATCCGACCTTGGCCGATCTCACCCCGGACACGCTGCGGCGCGTCGGCTAG